CTTGAACTTCCCCATCAACAGAAGAGTATATAATCCTATTTATTTCAGGGTACCTTTTTCTAGTATTTATTAGTACTGTCTCAACATTTATAGCTGTTTCAATTGCAGCTGACAGATCTTCTGCCATCCTTTTAATCTGAAAAATAGTGTTATCCACTTGTGATGAGTAACTAGTACTTAAAAGAACAGCATTCTCCTTTACTTGGTTCTCCAAAGCGTTTTTAGAAATTATAATAGCTACTGTTGTTACTGCTAAGACCGTAGTAATAACCACTGGTAAAATTGACAAAAGTAACCTTTTTTGTATTTTCAATGAGTTCTCCATCATATTTAAATTGAATAAGTAACTATAACTGTAATAAAAGTATTTTTACAAGACAAAGAGGTCTAATATTACTCAATTTTCACTCTTAACCAAGTAACTTTTCAATGCCTCTTCCCACAGAAAACTAATTTTATTTCTGTCAGGAGGACTCCATTGAAAACCTAGAATGCTTAACAAGAACTCCGTTCTATCATTATACGTAACAATATTTAACATATGAATATTCTCTAGATAGTAACCGTGGGTTAAAATAGAGTCTCCGTAGGATAGGCTTGATACAAACTCTTCTAGGTCAACAATAGTAATGTTTTGATCGACAAAAATATCTTGTAGGGAGACTCTATTTGGGTTAAAAATATGATATGTTCCATTTAGGCTGCAGGTAGTTAGAAGCCTTATAGCTTGTGCTGTTTCATTAACAAAAGAGAGGTCCATAAATGGCACTTCAATATCTGGAATAACTCTACGTTTTTTGAATTCAAACATTAAATTATAAAATGCATTTTCTTCCCTGTTTTCCTGGAAAACTCCATTATTACTGTCGTTAACAACATTACCTAATCTTAATATTTGACCTCCAATTAATGGAAGAATCTCCCGGACTTCAGCCTCAGCTTTAATTTTACTATCAAGATAGACGTTACCCATGTCATCAGTGTCCGATATCTCATCCTCTGTAAAGTGTATGCCCCAAGTCTCATTTACACTATTAAGTCCAATACTAATTGTTGATATAAAAAATATTTTTTTTAAAGATCCTGATGTGCAAAACTTTAGGATATTCCTAGTACCATTAACATTAACCCGATATATCTCTTCTCTATCCCCATAGTGGTGTACATTGGCAGCACCATGTATTACAGACTCAATTGATTGGGATAACTTTTGGTATACTTTGTCATCCATTCCTAGGTTCTTATCTCTTATATCTCCCAAAACAACAATTATTCTACTTTTATATTTTATAATAAATTCAGGACCAAAATAGAAGTTCATTTTTTTTAGAAATCGCCCTTGAGCTTCCCCTAAATTTTTTCCACGAATCAATAGATATAATATAGAGGAACAGTTTTCTAAATACTCTTTTACAATATATGCACCAATAAAGCCTGTTGCACCAGTTATTAACACACTATCTATATTTACTTCCTTAACATTAACAACATCCCTTAAACTTAATGTATAATCCCTAATCTTTTTTGAGCTCTCCCACCTTTTTACTATTGAACTATAGGCTTTTTCATTAAACTCAATCTTTTTAATATCCCTTGAATGAATATGTAAAGAGAGGGTTTCAATTGTAGGAAACTCAAATAGATCCTGCAAAGAGATATCATACTTCTCTTTGAGTGGGAAAAGAACTTGGATCATAGAGAGGGAGTCTCCACCTATTTCAAAGAAATTGTCATCTCTACTTATGTTTTCAAGCTTTAAAACATCTTCCCATATCTCACAAATCTCCTCTTCTCTATCATTTACAGGAGCGTGGTATCTACTATTTGCCGAAACAATCCTATTAGGCTTAGGTAGGGACTTTCTATCTAACTTCCCACTTGAAGTTAATGGGAATTTATCCATCTGAACAAAATATGATGGAACCATGTAAGTTGGTAACTCTTTTTGTATATAGTGTCTGATTTTTTCATGACTTAGCCTGTTTAAAGCTACAAAGTATGCACCTAAATAGGCGTTTCCTCTTTCATCTTTAGGAGCAATGACTGCAACCTCGGAGACTCCATCATACTTAAGAATTAGAGACTCTATCTCCCCTAGTTCAACCCTATTACCTCTTATTTTAACCTGATGATCAACTCTCCCATGATACTTTATATTTCCATCTTCTAGAAATTCTGCAAGATCCCCTGTGTTATAAAGCCGTTTACCAACATATTGGTTATACTTAAACTTCTCTTCAGTTAGTTCTGATCTATTAAAATAACCTCTAGCTAAGCAGACTCCACCAATAAAAAGCTCTCCTACAACACCTTTTGGTAAAACCTTTCCACTTTTATCTAAAATATAGAGATCTACATTATCTATCCCTTTTCCAATTGGAATAAATTCCTTCTCATCTCCACTACAATTGTAACTTGTAACATCAACAGTAGCTTCTGTAGGTCCATATAGATTATGGAGTGTTGTTCCATTATTTGCTGTAATGTATTTGTAGAACTCCTTAACATTATGTAAAGAGAGAGCTTCTCCACTACATATAACTCTTTTAAGAGTTTTAATATCATTATATAGATTTCCACGAATTACATGCTCCAAGAATAGACTTAACATAGAAGGAACAAAGTGTATTGTTGTAATACTGTTATCTCTTATATCATTAACTATAGCTTCTGGCTCTTTTTCCCCAGATGGAACCAAAAAATGCACAGATGAGTTATTAAAATACCACCAAAATAACTCCCAAACTGAAACATCAAAAGTATACGGTGTTTTTTGAAGTAACCTATCATCTTTCCCTATAGGATAGCTATTTTGCATCCATAATAATCTATTTATTACGGACCGATGTTCAATCATAACCCCTTTAGGTTCCCCTGTTGAACCTGACGTATATAATATATAAGCAAGATTATTAGGTTTTACATCAATATTTAAATTTGGAACATCCGCCTGTGGATAGACAATATCTCTAACATCAATATTATAAATAGTAGAAGGATAATCCTCAAATCTATTCATATTATGCAATATAATTGATGCACCACTTAGTTCTATTATTTTTTTTGTTCTACTTATTGGGTGTTCTGTTGAGAGGGGAAGATAACAACTTCCTGTTTTTAAAACCGCTAGAATTGAAATCATCATCTCAAGGGATCTATTTAATATTAAAATAATAGGAGTCTCATTCCCCGCTCCCCTTTTCATTAATTCTATCCCAAGATGGTTTGCTTTTTTATTTAACTCATAATAGGTTAAGGATCTATCTCTAAACGATACTGCTCTATCTTCTGCATATTTAGCAGCTTTCTTTTCAAAGACTCTATGTAATGTCTGCTCAATACTCTTATTATACCCATTTATTATAGTATCCATCTCATCCTCAGAACTATCAATGTCTAGGTTATTAATAACACTCTCATAAACCTGTGAGATTTTTTTAATTTCATTTTCTGAAAATGACTCTACCTGATAATCAATATCTACATGAAAGGCTCCATCTAGTCCCTCCCTAGTAGGT
Above is a genomic segment from Thiospirochaeta perfilievii containing:
- a CDS encoding non-ribosomal peptide synthetase — its product is MSETIEYHLSEPQKMILWGELLYPNSSLNTLCATYKLAEQNNITILKSVILDVLNENPGLHLQICNKKASATQYINRDMNYEIEVLEFLDKEDELLWIRSKATHHFELFNSRLYEFYIYISYDKSVNLLIMSHHIISDAWSFQSLATQIYEKYTKGFNKCDVPSNSRYSYLEYLKTEEQFLSSKRMESCREFWRKKFHDIEELPLLKDINRKNSRDKSLRFKLSLSEELQEKIRKGCNKYNISFPTFFLTCLVITLKVIKPNDERYLLGTLTYNRLGKQEKETIGMFVNTVPMIFRNRVNQSFLDLKTEVDKELMGIMRNQRYPLSYIVNDVELKKLDIPNHLQIIYSYQNVVLPYDYTYQYNNSSSYPILFRPTREGLDGAFHVDIDYQVESFSENEIKKISQVYESVINNLDIDSSEDEMDTIINGYNKSIEQTLHRVFEKKAAKYAEDRAVSFRDRSLTYYELNKKANHLGIELMKRGAGNETPIILILNRSLEMMISILAVLKTGSCYLPLSTEHPISRTKKIIELSGASIILHNMNRFEDYPSTIYNIDVRDIVYPQADVPNLNIDVKPNNLAYILYTSGSTGEPKGVMIEHRSVINRLLWMQNSYPIGKDDRLLQKTPYTFDVSVWELFWWYFNNSSVHFLVPSGEKEPEAIVNDIRDNSITTIHFVPSMLSLFLEHVIRGNLYNDIKTLKRVICSGEALSLHNVKEFYKYITANNGTTLHNLYGPTEATVDVTSYNCSGDEKEFIPIGKGIDNVDLYILDKSGKVLPKGVVGELFIGGVCLARGYFNRSELTEEKFKYNQYVGKRLYNTGDLAEFLEDGNIKYHGRVDHQVKIRGNRVELGEIESLILKYDGVSEVAVIAPKDERGNAYLGAYFVALNRLSHEKIRHYIQKELPTYMVPSYFVQMDKFPLTSSGKLDRKSLPKPNRIVSANSRYHAPVNDREEEICEIWEDVLKLENISRDDNFFEIGGDSLSMIQVLFPLKEKYDISLQDLFEFPTIETLSLHIHSRDIKKIEFNEKAYSSIVKRWESSKKIRDYTLSLRDVVNVKEVNIDSVLITGATGFIGAYIVKEYLENCSSILYLLIRGKNLGEAQGRFLKKMNFYFGPEFIIKYKSRIIVVLGDIRDKNLGMDDKVYQKLSQSIESVIHGAANVHHYGDREEIYRVNVNGTRNILKFCTSGSLKKIFFISTISIGLNSVNETWGIHFTEDEISDTDDMGNVYLDSKIKAEAEVREILPLIGGQILRLGNVVNDSNNGVFQENREENAFYNLMFEFKKRRVIPDIEVPFMDLSFVNETAQAIRLLTTCSLNGTYHIFNPNRVSLQDIFVDQNITIVDLEEFVSSLSYGDSILTHGYYLENIHMLNIVTYNDRTEFLLSILGFQWSPPDRNKISFLWEEALKSYLVKSEN